In one Mucilaginibacter sp. PAMB04168 genomic region, the following are encoded:
- a CDS encoding PQQ-dependent sugar dehydrogenase, with amino-acid sequence MKRKVALSSFIPMLAVAGLLWYGASQQNTITSVIPDADNAGLKLPEGFGALKAADGVGRARHIAITPAGDMYVKLNRLNKDGNGIVYLHDSNGDGKMEDAKGFANYIGTGMYIKDSYLYASSNTEVFRYKLDDKYQIANPTPEKIVTGLIDRHQHESKSVVLDNAGNIYVNVGAYSNSCQVKDRNPGSMGREGCPILDSAGGIWQFKANKLNQTYGDGVRYATGLRNVVGLDWNQQNNQLFVMQHGRDQLHDLFPNLYTVQQSSIYPAECMYAIKKGDNAGWPYIYYDQDQHKKILAPEYGGDGKKEGGKEAIDPSVAFPGHMAPNGLLFYTGNMFPERYKNGAFIAFHGSWNRAPEPQAGFFVVFQPFKDGKPFGKWEIFADGFSGSTEKTASGRADHRPCGLAQGPDGSLYVSDDSKGTIYRILYKK; translated from the coding sequence ATGAAAAGAAAAGTAGCCTTGTCTTCTTTTATACCTATGCTGGCTGTTGCCGGCTTACTTTGGTATGGCGCCAGCCAGCAAAACACAATTACATCAGTAATTCCGGACGCTGATAACGCCGGTTTAAAGCTACCGGAAGGGTTTGGCGCCTTAAAGGCGGCCGATGGTGTTGGCAGAGCGCGGCATATAGCAATTACACCTGCTGGCGATATGTATGTGAAGCTTAACCGGCTTAATAAAGACGGTAATGGCATTGTATACCTGCACGATAGTAATGGTGATGGCAAAATGGAGGATGCAAAAGGTTTTGCCAATTACATTGGTACTGGCATGTACATTAAAGATAGTTATCTCTATGCATCATCTAACACCGAAGTTTTTCGATATAAATTAGACGATAAATACCAGATAGCAAACCCAACTCCTGAAAAAATAGTGACCGGTTTGATTGACCGCCATCAGCATGAATCGAAGTCGGTAGTGCTTGATAACGCAGGCAACATATATGTGAACGTTGGCGCTTACTCTAACTCGTGCCAGGTAAAGGATCGCAACCCTGGGTCTATGGGACGCGAAGGCTGCCCCATACTTGATTCGGCTGGCGGTATCTGGCAATTTAAAGCAAACAAGCTCAATCAAACTTATGGAGATGGCGTACGCTACGCAACCGGGCTGCGCAATGTTGTTGGCCTAGACTGGAATCAGCAAAACAACCAGCTGTTTGTGATGCAGCACGGCCGCGACCAATTGCACGATTTGTTTCCTAATCTTTACACTGTGCAACAATCTTCTATTTACCCTGCCGAGTGTATGTATGCCATTAAAAAAGGCGACAATGCAGGATGGCCGTATATTTATTATGACCAGGACCAACACAAGAAGATCTTAGCGCCCGAATATGGCGGCGACGGTAAGAAAGAAGGTGGTAAGGAAGCTATTGATCCATCTGTGGCCTTTCCTGGCCATATGGCACCTAACGGCTTGCTGTTTTATACCGGCAACATGTTTCCGGAACGTTATAAAAACGGTGCTTTTATAGCTTTTCATGGTTCATGGAACCGTGCGCCTGAACCACAGGCCGGCTTTTTTGTGGTATTCCAACCTTTTAAAGACGGAAAACCATTCGGTAAGTGGGAAATCTTTGCTGACGGATTCTCGGGCTCGACGGAGAAAACAGCAAGTGGTCGTGCCGATCACCGCCCGTGCGGACTGGCACAGGGGCCAGACGGATCGCTCTATGTAAGCGACGATAGCAAAGGAACAATATACAGAATACTATATAAAAAGTAA
- a CDS encoding choice-of-anchor I family protein — protein sequence MKHYLLFILLAVILAGCKKKDNADPIEPTEDPSTFAEIGTLDIGDAGAAEISAFDPTTNRLFVVNNGTVNKIDVIDFKDPSKMAVISSIQMAPYGGAVNSVAVYDGKLAAAIESADKQAPGKVAVFKTSDFSEIKVISVGSLPDMITFSPDGKFIMTANEGEPNTTYTSDPAGTVSIIAVDNNYAVTTLDFAGFASQKEALKAQGFRVFGVGNDFVKDIEPEYITISEDSKTAWVTLQENNGIAKIDLVTKTITNIFPLGFKDYNANGNEIDASDRDNKIGVAAKWPVKGIFMPDGIAVFTSGGIPYLFTANEGDAREYTALTEAKRIKDVTLDATVFPNRNDLKTDVQLGRLNITSTLGDTDGDGDYDALYSFGARSFSVWNGNTGAQVFDSMNELDVKAVAAGVYDDARSDDKSIEPEGITIGKIGNKNVAFVGMERAVAVAVYDITNPKKPVFLQLLKCGDAPEGVLIIPAKNSPTKKSLLVVSSEDDGVLKVYSPKTI from the coding sequence ATGAAACATTATTTACTGTTTATCCTTCTGGCTGTAATCCTTGCCGGTTGTAAGAAAAAAGACAATGCGGACCCGATTGAACCTACTGAGGATCCATCCACATTTGCAGAAATTGGAACATTAGACATCGGTGATGCCGGCGCAGCTGAGATCAGCGCTTTTGATCCGACAACAAACCGCCTGTTTGTAGTAAATAACGGGACTGTAAATAAAATTGATGTGATCGATTTCAAAGATCCATCTAAAATGGCAGTTATCTCCTCCATACAAATGGCCCCTTACGGCGGTGCTGTAAATAGTGTGGCTGTCTACGACGGCAAATTGGCTGCCGCTATTGAATCTGCTGATAAACAGGCTCCTGGTAAGGTGGCAGTGTTTAAAACAAGTGATTTTAGCGAAATAAAAGTAATTAGCGTTGGTTCTTTGCCAGATATGATAACCTTTTCGCCCGACGGTAAATTCATCATGACGGCTAATGAGGGCGAGCCAAATACCACTTATACTAGTGACCCTGCTGGCACAGTGTCTATCATAGCTGTAGATAATAATTATGCTGTCACAACGCTCGATTTTGCCGGCTTCGCCAGTCAGAAAGAGGCGCTAAAAGCCCAGGGCTTCAGGGTTTTTGGTGTGGGCAATGATTTCGTTAAAGACATAGAGCCAGAATACATCACTATTTCCGAAGATTCAAAAACGGCTTGGGTAACCTTGCAAGAAAATAATGGTATTGCCAAAATAGACCTGGTGACTAAAACTATTACCAACATCTTTCCACTTGGATTTAAAGATTACAATGCCAATGGTAACGAGATAGACGCCAGTGATCGTGACAACAAAATAGGGGTAGCAGCAAAGTGGCCTGTTAAAGGAATTTTTATGCCCGACGGTATTGCCGTATTCACATCGGGCGGTATACCTTATTTGTTTACTGCTAACGAAGGTGATGCACGTGAATATACAGCGCTAACCGAAGCCAAACGCATAAAAGACGTTACGCTTGACGCTACTGTTTTTCCTAATCGCAACGATTTAAAGACCGATGTGCAGTTAGGGCGTTTGAACATCACCAGCACACTGGGCGATACTGATGGCGATGGCGACTACGATGCATTGTACTCCTTTGGGGCCCGCTCATTTAGTGTATGGAATGGCAATACCGGAGCACAGGTATTTGATAGCATGAACGAACTGGACGTTAAAGCAGTAGCCGCAGGTGTGTACGACGATGCCCGGAGTGATGATAAATCTATTGAACCTGAAGGCATAACGATAGGGAAGATTGGCAATAAAAACGTTGCCTTTGTTGGAATGGAACGCGCTGTTGCAGTAGCGGTATACGATATCACTAACCCTAAAAAGCCGGTGTTTCTGCAATTGCTAAAATGTGGCGATGCGCCCGAAGGTGTACTTATTATACCTGCTAAAAACAGCCCTACCAAAAAGAGCTTGTTGGTAGTGAGTAGTGAAGATGATGGTGTACTGAAAGTTTACTCACCAAAAACGATTTAA
- a CDS encoding ATP-binding cassette domain-containing protein — MIKLEGINKTFNRGKANEVKAIQDLNLDIASEDYLVIVGANGSGKSTLLNLIAGSIIPSAGKIELDAHLVTRLPDYERSRWIARVFQNPLSGTAPDLSILDNFRVAALRTKKKGLSIGTNSAFKAKVQDKISVLGMGLENKLMQPMGTLSGGQRQALTLLMSVMDDCRILLLDEPTAALDPRSANLVMQTANRLIHQFKLTAILITHNLKDAHTYGNRLIYMAEGRILKDIHSENKLNLTQSDLFEWFG; from the coding sequence ATGATTAAGCTGGAGGGCATTAATAAAACATTTAACCGCGGCAAGGCCAACGAGGTTAAAGCCATACAGGATTTAAATTTGGATATTGCGAGCGAGGACTACCTGGTGATAGTAGGCGCAAATGGATCAGGTAAAAGTACTTTGCTGAATCTGATTGCCGGTAGCATTATACCATCGGCGGGTAAGATTGAATTAGATGCCCATTTGGTTACGCGCTTGCCTGATTACGAACGCAGCAGGTGGATAGCGCGTGTATTTCAAAACCCGCTCAGTGGTACTGCACCTGATCTAAGCATTCTGGACAATTTTCGTGTGGCCGCCTTACGCACTAAAAAAAAGGGTTTAAGTATTGGCACCAATAGTGCTTTTAAAGCAAAGGTTCAGGACAAAATCAGTGTATTGGGCATGGGACTCGAAAATAAATTGATGCAGCCCATGGGCACCTTATCGGGTGGCCAACGGCAAGCTTTAACCTTACTGATGAGTGTGATGGACGATTGCCGGATATTGTTGCTTGATGAACCAACCGCTGCACTTGATCCGCGATCAGCTAATTTAGTTATGCAAACAGCCAACCGTCTCATTCATCAATTCAAACTGACCGCTATTTTAATCACCCACAACCTTAAAGACGCTCATACCTACGGCAATAGGTTAATTTATATGGCTGAAGGGCGTATATTAAAGGATATACACAGTGAAAATAAATTAAATTTAACGCAAAGTGATTTATTTGAATGGTTTGGTTAA
- a CDS encoding ABC transporter permease, with protein MDFYLAALLQGMCFAGIALGIYISMKIFNIPDITTDGSYTLGGMLTGVMITHGNSLYITLIIVLLAGALAGAVTGFIHTKLKINALLAGILVMTALYSVNLSVAGRSNLPLVNMPSVFNVVNLTIDPNLNALGILTIVVLVITGFIGYILKTDFGIAMRATGNSETMIRALGVDTDRMKIIGLALANALTALSGFLITQQQGFADISMGIGIVIIGLGSVIIGESLINWFKITSVLCSLLLILLGAIVFQLVLAITLALGVDANLLKLVTAVLVLVIVSLPRLLLIKRYD; from the coding sequence ATGGACTTTTATTTAGCTGCCTTACTGCAGGGAATGTGTTTTGCGGGCATTGCGCTAGGGATATACATCTCCATGAAGATTTTTAACATACCTGATATTACAACTGATGGTAGTTATACGTTAGGCGGTATGCTAACAGGTGTTATGATAACGCATGGTAATTCGTTATACATTACGTTAATAATTGTGTTATTAGCCGGTGCATTAGCCGGCGCAGTAACCGGTTTCATACACACTAAACTTAAAATAAATGCGCTTTTAGCAGGTATTTTGGTGATGACGGCTTTATACTCTGTTAATCTTTCGGTAGCAGGGCGTTCAAACTTACCGCTGGTAAATATGCCGTCGGTCTTTAATGTCGTCAATCTAACAATCGATCCTAATTTAAATGCGCTGGGTATATTAACGATAGTTGTATTGGTAATTACAGGGTTTATAGGCTATATTTTGAAAACTGATTTTGGTATTGCGATGCGTGCCACCGGCAACAGCGAGACCATGATTAGAGCACTGGGTGTAGATACCGACAGGATGAAGATAATCGGTTTAGCCCTAGCCAACGCACTAACTGCCCTAAGCGGCTTTTTGATAACGCAACAACAGGGTTTTGCCGATATAAGTATGGGTATCGGCATTGTTATTATCGGTTTGGGGTCGGTTATTATTGGCGAAAGTTTGATTAACTGGTTTAAGATAACATCAGTGCTGTGTAGCTTGTTACTGATATTGTTAGGTGCAATAGTGTTTCAGTTGGTGCTGGCTATAACGCTTGCGTTGGGTGTTGATGCCAATTTACTTAAATTGGTAACAGCTGTGCTTGTGCTGGTTATTGTAAGCTTACCAAGGTTGTTATTAATAAAACGGTATGATTAA
- a CDS encoding ABC transporter substrate-binding protein — protein MKRNPYFILCAAVLLMTACKSTEKNTVPIVGFVDAFEDATIAQAKSGFTDALAKNGFSEDKGNIKIEYQNAQGSIPTLTQIVNKFVSEPVDLLATSTTLSSVTAAQKTKTIPIFMMVSPTPERAHLLDAQGRAPANLFGTVEDLHYIDTSFMLIPKLLKAKAGKLLIGMVYNQSEPQSADAMERIKELAGKSNITLIAMPLNSSADAQLVTQSLLSKNIDAFFANPDNTVFAAFETIYKNCEQKQVPIFTSEAGLVQRGAVAAFGADMYQWGYQSGLQAAQYLKTHKTDGLKPEMVKVRKRVYNVDAAKKYNVIVPNNFEAVK, from the coding sequence ATGAAGCGCAATCCATACTTTATACTTTGTGCTGCTGTGCTTTTAATGACGGCGTGCAAATCAACCGAAAAAAATACTGTTCCCATTGTTGGCTTTGTTGATGCCTTTGAAGATGCTACCATTGCACAGGCTAAGTCCGGCTTTACAGATGCTTTAGCAAAAAATGGCTTTAGCGAAGATAAAGGCAATATCAAAATAGAATACCAGAACGCTCAAGGCAGCATACCGACCCTGACACAGATTGTAAATAAGTTTGTATCAGAACCTGTTGATTTGCTGGCCACCAGTACTACATTATCATCAGTTACTGCAGCTCAAAAAACAAAAACGATCCCCATTTTTATGATGGTGTCACCTACACCAGAACGTGCACATTTGCTTGATGCACAAGGCAGGGCCCCGGCTAACCTGTTCGGTACAGTTGAAGACCTGCATTATATTGACACATCATTTATGCTGATACCGAAATTACTAAAGGCAAAAGCCGGAAAGTTGTTGATCGGAATGGTCTATAATCAGTCGGAGCCGCAATCGGCCGATGCTATGGAGCGTATAAAGGAGTTGGCCGGAAAATCAAATATAACATTGATAGCGATGCCGTTAAATTCATCGGCCGATGCACAACTGGTTACACAGTCGCTGCTATCAAAAAATATCGATGCATTTTTTGCCAATCCAGATAATACCGTATTTGCAGCTTTTGAAACCATATACAAAAACTGTGAGCAAAAGCAAGTACCTATTTTTACCAGCGAAGCCGGTTTGGTACAGCGAGGTGCAGTAGCAGCATTTGGGGCCGATATGTATCAATGGGGTTACCAATCGGGCTTGCAGGCTGCGCAATATCTTAAAACGCATAAAACTGACGGGTTAAAGCCTGAGATGGTTAAAGTAAGAAAGCGTGTATACAACGTGGACGCCGCAAAAAAATATAATGTAATCGTTCCTAACAATTTCGAAGCTGTAAAGTAA
- a CDS encoding methionine aminotransferase, with protein MIPVSKLPQTGTTIFTTMSALANEVGAINLSQGFPDYDCDPELVSLVSQAMQNGYNQYAPMAGLQQLREQVAYKTEKLYGAVYHPESEVTITSGGTQAVFTAICASIHPNDEVIVFEPAYDCYAPAIKLMGGTVKSLELEPPDYRIAWDMVKRLVSNRTRMIILNSPHNPTATILRKEDIDELSTIVRNRDILILSDEVYEHLIFDGEEHHSMARYPELRQRSFIVASFGKLFHTTGWKLGYCLAPAELMHEFRKIHQYIVFSANTPMQAAIAQYLKNENSYMGLAGFFQQKRDTFRQGLAQTRFELLPCSGSYFQSVSYKHFSDVKDTEFAINIARELGVASIPVSAFYTKGTDHHVLRFCFAKRQETLDKAVERLMKL; from the coding sequence ATGATACCTGTTTCTAAACTTCCACAAACCGGAACTACTATTTTCACTACAATGTCTGCCCTGGCAAATGAGGTTGGGGCTATCAATTTGTCGCAGGGGTTTCCCGACTATGATTGCGACCCTGAACTGGTAAGCCTGGTTAGCCAAGCTATGCAAAATGGCTATAACCAATACGCACCTATGGCTGGTTTGCAGCAGTTACGTGAGCAGGTAGCTTATAAAACCGAAAAGCTGTACGGCGCAGTTTATCATCCTGAGTCTGAAGTTACTATCACATCGGGTGGCACGCAGGCTGTCTTTACTGCAATATGTGCGTCTATACATCCTAATGATGAGGTAATTGTATTTGAGCCCGCTTATGATTGCTATGCTCCGGCTATAAAGCTGATGGGCGGTACTGTAAAATCGTTAGAACTGGAGCCGCCCGATTACCGGATTGCATGGGATATGGTGAAGCGATTGGTTAGCAACCGAACGCGTATGATCATCTTAAATTCGCCGCATAACCCAACCGCAACTATTTTACGCAAAGAGGATATTGATGAGCTGAGCACCATCGTACGCAATCGTGATATTTTAATTTTGAGCGATGAGGTTTACGAGCATTTAATTTTTGACGGCGAAGAGCATCATAGCATGGCCCGATACCCTGAGCTCAGGCAACGGAGCTTTATTGTAGCATCTTTTGGAAAGTTATTTCACACTACCGGTTGGAAACTGGGTTACTGTCTTGCCCCAGCTGAGCTTATGCATGAATTTAGAAAGATACATCAATACATTGTATTTAGCGCAAACACACCCATGCAGGCAGCTATTGCCCAGTACTTAAAAAACGAAAACAGCTACATGGGCCTTGCTGGCTTTTTTCAGCAAAAGCGAGATACCTTCAGACAGGGTTTAGCCCAAACCCGATTTGAATTGCTGCCTTGTTCGGGCTCTTATTTTCAGTCAGTTTCCTACAAGCATTTCAGTGATGTTAAAGACACCGAATTTGCCATAAATATAGCAAGGGAGCTCGGGGTGGCTTCAATCCCTGTTTCGGCATTTTATACAAAGGGCACAGATCATCATGTGTTACGCTTTTGTTTTGCTAAAAGACAAGAAACTTTAGATAAAGCCGTTGAAAGATTAATGAAGTTGTAA
- a CDS encoding amidohydrolase translates to MDNLKITTYQGYLFWENVDKNLQNISLRLSGMRTNTDLIILPEMFNTGFTMNAEKLAEPMNGKTMQWMQATAKKYECVVTGSLIIADEDKFYNRLIWMRADGTYECYDKRHLFALGKEHQTYTAGTKKLIVEHKGWKICPAICYDLRFPVWLRNVGDTYDLLLIVANWPERRSLHWRTLIPARAVENQSYVIGVNRVGHDGNEVYHSGDSTCIDPNGNVVYYKRDEEDVYTFTINAEELEKARRAMPFLKDADSFHLDV, encoded by the coding sequence ATGGACAATTTAAAAATCACCACGTATCAAGGCTACCTTTTCTGGGAAAACGTTGATAAAAACCTTCAGAATATATCCTTGCGTTTATCGGGCATGCGTACGAACACAGACCTGATCATTTTGCCCGAAATGTTCAACACAGGTTTTACAATGAACGCTGAAAAATTGGCCGAACCCATGAATGGCAAAACAATGCAGTGGATGCAGGCTACTGCAAAAAAATATGAGTGCGTCGTTACCGGGAGCTTAATTATAGCCGACGAAGATAAATTTTACAACCGCCTTATTTGGATGAGGGCTGACGGCACCTATGAATGTTACGATAAACGCCATTTATTTGCGCTGGGAAAAGAACACCAAACCTATACAGCCGGCACCAAAAAACTGATTGTTGAACATAAGGGATGGAAAATTTGCCCGGCTATTTGTTACGACCTTCGCTTCCCTGTATGGTTGCGCAATGTTGGTGATACTTATGACCTTTTATTAATTGTAGCTAACTGGCCGGAGCGCCGCTCTTTACACTGGCGTACGCTCATCCCTGCACGGGCGGTTGAAAATCAATCCTATGTAATAGGCGTAAATCGTGTAGGACATGATGGTAATGAGGTTTACCACTCAGGCGACTCGACCTGTATAGACCCCAACGGAAACGTAGTATACTATAAGCGCGACGAAGAAGATGTATACACCTTTACCATTAACGCTGAAGAGTTAGAGAAAGCACGCCGCGCTATGCCTTTTTTAAAAGATGCTGATAGCTTTCATCTGGACGTTTAA
- a CDS encoding GH92 family glycosyl hydrolase: MRYTKQVQAFLTTCLLLTFFAFGASAQKKKKDYTPLVNPFIGTGGHGHTFPGATVPFGMVQLSPDTRLEGWDGCSGYHYTDSTVYGFSHTHLSGTGIADYCDILFMPTTGLPKLQNTAYKSGFKKANEEASPGYYKTILDKYKVEVELTATTRAGLHKYTYPSTNQANIIIDLKHRDKVLNSWIEVVNDHEIRGFRQSQSWAQNQYIYFHAKFSKPFKTYGLAANDVLQQGKLRLEGTNIKMYVQFDDPKEVLVKVGISAVSSEGALKNLDAEIKDFDFKQVQKQAKTAWINELAKIEVEGGAPPVPQTQHNQSYGYGPYAQQPQRRPVVVDQAKVKQTIFYTALYHSMIAPNIYNDVDGQYRGLDNKIHTAQGFNYYTVFSLWDTFRAEHPLLTLIDKKRTLDFIKTFLAMYEQGGLLPIWPLASNETYCMIGNHAIPVIVDAYSKGIRDFDAEKAFEAMKAATNRDKLGLDSYRNNGLVLSDTENESVSKTLEYAYDDWCVAQMAKMLNKPQDYATFIKRAQYWKNVYNNQNGFMQARTNGSWFIPFKPTDVNSHFTEGNSWQYSFFVPQDIDGLAKSMGGKEKLEAKLDELFTTTETLSGRQQSDITGLIGQYAHGNEPSHHMAYLYNFTTNPEKTQVRLNQILNTQYSNKPDGLSGNEDCGQMSAWYVMSSLGLYNVAPGQQQFMIGLPQFEKAVVNLENGKKLTVLNSGTSVSLSNTYLQGMNLNKKPYSKLYLDYKDIADGGEFEIFTGRLPNQLFLQELEKPVLQITDSLIVPNPAFIVPSRSFRQTMTVAMNCADPEAKIYYTLDGSVPSIKSNVYVNPINISATTTIKAIAIKNGKTSFVNTGTFNLLKGNAKISLLNKYLPNYAAAGDETLIDGIKGNSNWRLGNWQGFQGTDLEAIIDLGQIKPVKQVSLGTLQDTGAWIIFPKLVQYFTSEDGKNYKPAGTVTSSIGVDSLTPQTQIFTTALAGKARYIKVVAKQYGTLPIWHESKGSPSYIFADEIVVE; this comes from the coding sequence ATGAGATATACTAAACAAGTACAAGCTTTTTTAACAACTTGTTTATTACTTACTTTTTTTGCGTTCGGTGCATCTGCTCAAAAAAAGAAGAAAGATTATACTCCACTCGTAAATCCGTTTATAGGTACAGGCGGCCATGGCCATACCTTTCCTGGTGCCACAGTGCCATTTGGCATGGTTCAACTGAGTCCTGATACGCGGCTTGAGGGATGGGACGGCTGTTCGGGTTATCATTACACTGACAGCACCGTGTACGGCTTTTCGCATACTCACTTAAGTGGTACAGGCATAGCCGACTATTGCGACATTTTGTTTATGCCTACCACAGGTCTCCCAAAGTTGCAAAACACAGCATACAAATCTGGATTTAAAAAAGCTAACGAGGAGGCATCCCCAGGATACTACAAAACTATTTTAGATAAATACAAGGTAGAAGTGGAGCTGACAGCAACTACAAGAGCAGGATTACATAAGTACACCTACCCTTCTACTAACCAAGCCAATATCATTATAGATCTGAAGCATCGGGACAAGGTATTAAACTCGTGGATTGAAGTGGTAAACGACCATGAAATCAGAGGATTTCGACAATCGCAGTCGTGGGCCCAAAATCAATACATTTATTTTCATGCTAAGTTCTCCAAGCCATTTAAAACCTATGGCCTTGCCGCTAACGACGTGTTGCAACAAGGTAAACTAAGACTTGAAGGCACCAACATTAAAATGTATGTGCAGTTTGACGACCCTAAAGAGGTACTGGTTAAAGTAGGCATATCGGCCGTAAGTTCTGAGGGCGCTTTAAAGAATCTCGACGCCGAAATAAAAGATTTTGACTTTAAACAAGTACAAAAACAAGCCAAAACTGCCTGGATAAACGAACTGGCAAAGATTGAAGTAGAAGGAGGCGCACCTCCGGTGCCGCAAACCCAGCACAATCAGAGTTATGGATATGGCCCTTACGCTCAACAGCCTCAACGCCGGCCTGTGGTTGTTGACCAAGCGAAGGTAAAGCAGACCATTTTTTATACCGCACTTTACCATAGCATGATTGCGCCTAACATTTACAACGATGTTGATGGCCAGTATCGCGGGCTCGACAATAAGATCCACACAGCTCAGGGCTTTAATTATTATACCGTTTTTTCGCTGTGGGATACCTTCCGGGCAGAGCATCCGCTTCTTACACTAATTGACAAAAAGCGCACCCTCGATTTTATCAAGACATTTTTAGCGATGTATGAGCAAGGTGGATTGTTACCTATATGGCCACTAGCATCAAATGAAACTTACTGCATGATTGGCAACCATGCCATACCGGTAATTGTTGACGCATACAGCAAAGGCATACGCGACTTTGACGCAGAAAAAGCATTTGAAGCTATGAAAGCCGCAACAAACAGAGATAAGCTCGGACTCGATTCTTACCGCAACAACGGCTTGGTTTTGAGTGATACGGAAAATGAGTCAGTCTCAAAAACATTAGAATATGCTTATGATGACTGGTGCGTAGCCCAAATGGCCAAAATGCTTAACAAGCCGCAGGATTACGCCACTTTTATAAAAAGAGCGCAGTACTGGAAAAACGTGTACAACAACCAAAACGGCTTTATGCAAGCCAGAACCAACGGCAGCTGGTTTATCCCCTTTAAACCTACAGACGTAAATAGTCACTTTACTGAGGGTAACTCATGGCAGTACAGTTTCTTTGTTCCGCAGGATATAGACGGCTTAGCCAAAAGCATGGGCGGCAAAGAAAAGCTTGAAGCCAAGCTTGATGAATTATTTACAACGACAGAGACATTAAGCGGGCGCCAGCAATCTGATATTACCGGCTTGATTGGTCAGTACGCACATGGTAACGAGCCAAGCCACCATATGGCTTACCTTTATAATTTCACCACCAATCCTGAAAAAACGCAGGTACGTTTGAATCAAATTTTAAATACCCAATACAGTAATAAACCCGACGGCCTGTCTGGCAATGAAGACTGCGGCCAAATGTCAGCCTGGTACGTAATGAGTTCACTTGGCTTATATAACGTAGCACCCGGCCAGCAGCAGTTTATGATTGGCTTACCACAATTTGAAAAAGCTGTTGTTAACCTGGAAAATGGCAAGAAGCTCACCGTGCTGAATTCAGGTACATCGGTTAGCTTGAGCAATACTTACTTACAGGGTATGAACCTTAACAAAAAGCCTTACAGTAAACTTTACCTAGATTATAAGGACATAGCTGATGGTGGCGAGTTTGAGATTTTCACTGGTCGTTTGCCCAACCAGCTTTTTCTGCAGGAACTGGAGAAGCCCGTGTTACAAATTACCGACTCACTGATTGTGCCCAACCCGGCGTTTATAGTGCCATCCCGCTCGTTCAGGCAAACCATGACGGTGGCAATGAATTGTGCAGACCCTGAGGCTAAGATTTACTATACATTAGATGGCTCCGTTCCAAGCATCAAATCTAACGTGTATGTCAATCCAATCAATATATCGGCCACTACCACGATTAAAGCAATTGCCATAAAAAATGGAAAGACAAGCTTTGTAAATACTGGCACATTTAATTTGCTAAAGGGCAACGCGAAGATCAGCTTGTTAAACAAATACCTTCCTAACTACGCTGCCGCTGGCGACGAAACTTTAATTGACGGTATAAAAGGCAACAGCAACTGGCGACTTGGTAACTGGCAGGGTTTCCAGGGCACAGACCTGGAAGCTATTATTGATCTGGGGCAAATTAAACCTGTAAAACAAGTTAGCTTGGGTACACTTCAAGATACCGGCGCCTGGATTATATTTCCTAAGTTGGTACAATACTTTACATCAGAAGATGGGAAGAACTATAAGCCTGCCGGCACCGTAACCTCCAGTATAGGGGTTGATAGCCTAACGCCGCAAACCCAAATTTTTACTACTGCCCTTGCCGGCAAGGCGCGGTATATTAAAGTTGTTGCTAAACAATACGGTACACTGCCCATATGGCACGAAAGCAAAGGAAGCCCGTCTTACATCTTTGCTGATGAAATCGTAGTTGAATAA